From the genome of Cellvibrio japonicus Ueda107, one region includes:
- a CDS encoding DUF4194 domain-containing protein: MSDSLTQVLQAQLDKHNISLDNWRELIQRLLDYGVLCRDDSQVEAELYDRFIRIQATVNEYLGLIGLRFQHDPHFRFVRILPPGARMPGMDDESDEPLNAGLRNRLNQHEVALVLVLRAEYDKALREGSIDEQGGATLSLEAIALAMKSLLRRSLPENLGERRQTFRRLRQMRLIHFLAEADIDSAESWIKIRPLIINLVSNEWLAQIRSHLADSMLLLDDSEAHSEPDVNEEDDRGPGKQSPHLSRSLFAVDN; encoded by the coding sequence ATGAGTGATTCCCTGACCCAGGTACTCCAGGCACAACTGGACAAACATAATATATCGCTGGATAACTGGCGCGAGCTTATCCAGCGCTTGCTCGACTATGGTGTACTCTGTCGCGATGATAGCCAGGTAGAAGCTGAGCTCTACGATCGCTTTATCCGTATCCAGGCGACAGTTAATGAATACCTGGGGTTGATCGGCTTGCGTTTCCAGCACGATCCCCATTTTCGTTTTGTTCGCATATTACCGCCGGGTGCGCGTATGCCTGGTATGGATGACGAAAGTGATGAGCCACTCAATGCGGGCTTGCGCAATCGCCTCAACCAGCATGAGGTAGCCCTGGTGTTGGTGTTGCGTGCGGAATATGACAAGGCATTGCGTGAAGGCAGTATTGATGAGCAGGGGGGTGCAACCTTGTCTCTTGAAGCAATTGCCTTGGCAATGAAAAGCCTGTTGCGTCGCAGCTTACCGGAAAACCTGGGGGAGCGTCGTCAAACCTTCCGCCGTTTACGCCAAATGCGTTTAATTCATTTCCTGGCGGAAGCCGATATAGATTCCGCAGAGAGTTGGATCAAAATCCGTCCCTTGATTATCAATCTGGTCAGTAATGAATGGCTGGCACAGATTCGCAGCCATTTGGCAGATTCGATGCTATTACTGGATGACAGTGAAGCCCATAGTGAACCTGACGTGAATGAGGAAGATGACAGGGGCCCAGGAAAGCAATCACCACACTTGTCACGTTCCCTGTTCGCGGTTGATAACTGA
- a CDS encoding Wadjet anti-phage system protein JetA family protein → MFFSDSRTHFFNPLTGKYRELVAECLRLLYQRLYTDLRDYGHAMNREQLVDIFKEAIARAPILDIDNGELNDGEEATEGRFKSQRDLAIFIINRLIDNGWLEKQVDETSLQSSYGFSRMGRLFTQPFADHHANEFRTRNRNTRNTRNSLQAFYEQGEIHDLLDAYEYSERIISDFTDVIAELEERKRQLVREVESRQLIQQASDEFFDFMETVFKPDLEVRLSADSVEKYRDQIGDIITKIRRKRKYGQGDPETAAKDWRAVMEIRLRKALPQKVVSGVSLLETLLQTIDSRLKNACDIMLPALRRALNTFTQRADIIIRQLSYINSRGQDDLMDIYRSLAHLPVEQQDAVLLQQGEAIAGLHMGFIDPAQIQLRARRNPQLIRSTLEEEKALDIDAQKTLFIQQALDRAFIFQSSNLRDYVYQALRERGEISSRELVADSMQALLNLSHAVEVGAAGNLSSRYYFRVEQEDAWLAVAPRVQDGQYFMRRDEFIIRLLDNQALSEIFS, encoded by the coding sequence ATGTTTTTCTCCGATTCCCGCACGCATTTTTTCAATCCACTCACTGGAAAATACCGGGAGTTGGTGGCCGAATGCCTGCGTTTACTATATCAACGCCTCTATACTGATCTGCGCGATTATGGCCATGCCATGAATCGCGAACAGCTTGTGGATATTTTTAAGGAAGCCATTGCCCGAGCCCCGATCCTGGATATTGATAATGGGGAACTAAACGACGGTGAGGAAGCCACTGAGGGACGCTTTAAAAGCCAGCGAGACCTGGCGATCTTTATCATCAACCGCCTGATTGACAACGGCTGGCTTGAAAAACAAGTGGACGAAACCAGTTTGCAGAGCAGTTATGGTTTCAGTCGTATGGGGCGTTTGTTTACCCAGCCCTTTGCTGATCACCATGCCAATGAATTTCGCACGCGCAATCGCAACACGCGCAATACCCGCAACAGTTTGCAAGCGTTTTATGAACAGGGTGAAATACATGACTTGCTCGATGCTTATGAGTATTCCGAGCGGATTATCAGTGATTTCACCGATGTGATTGCCGAACTGGAAGAGCGCAAGCGCCAGTTGGTACGTGAGGTTGAGTCGCGCCAGCTAATCCAGCAGGCCAGCGATGAGTTTTTCGATTTTATGGAAACGGTATTCAAGCCAGACCTGGAAGTGCGCTTATCTGCTGACAGTGTGGAAAAGTACCGCGACCAAATCGGCGATATCATCACTAAAATTCGCCGCAAGCGAAAATATGGCCAGGGCGATCCTGAAACGGCTGCCAAAGATTGGCGGGCCGTCATGGAAATTCGCCTGCGTAAAGCCTTGCCACAAAAGGTTGTATCTGGGGTATCCCTGTTGGAAACCTTGTTGCAAACAATAGATTCCCGCCTGAAAAATGCTTGCGATATTATGTTGCCTGCCTTGCGTCGCGCCTTAAATACTTTTACCCAGCGCGCTGACATCATTATTCGCCAGTTGAGCTATATCAATAGTCGTGGCCAGGATGACTTGATGGATATTTATCGCTCCCTGGCGCATTTGCCGGTCGAACAGCAGGATGCCGTTTTGTTGCAGCAGGGTGAGGCCATTGCCGGGTTGCACATGGGCTTTATCGACCCTGCGCAAATCCAATTGCGCGCCAGGCGTAACCCCCAGCTTATTCGCTCTACCCTGGAAGAAGAAAAGGCCCTGGATATCGACGCGCAAAAAACCTTGTTTATCCAACAGGCACTGGATCGCGCGTTTATTTTCCAATCCAGCAACCTGCGCGATTATGTCTATCAGGCGCTGCGAGAGCGCGGTGAAATCAGCAGTCGTGAACTGGTGGCTGACAGCATGCAAGCACTGCTGAATCTATCCCATGCGGTTGAGGTTGGCGCTGCGGGTAATTTGTCCTCCCGATACTATTTTCGGGTAGAACAGGAGGATGCCTGGCTGGCAGTGGCTCCGCGTGTACAGGATGGCCAGTATTTTATGCGTCGCGATGAATTCATAATTCGCCTGTTGGACAACCAGGCTTTATCCGAGATTTTCTCATGA
- a CDS encoding DUF3012 domain-containing protein: MGFVREHKWLVIVMLASVLVIIAGLLTISYTNKQQAAQIQELQRLDQIAKEATQTLLDTAAHAEEPIEDVIPQESVEKVKAMNGQAPAQGSEDWCHWMMVKDADSWTLEEQSLFARHCI; this comes from the coding sequence ATGGGCTTTGTTCGTGAGCATAAATGGCTGGTTATTGTGATGCTAGCCAGTGTGTTGGTCATTATTGCCGGATTATTAACGATTAGTTACACCAATAAGCAACAGGCGGCACAAATACAAGAGTTACAGCGTCTGGATCAGATTGCTAAAGAGGCAACGCAAACATTACTCGACACTGCAGCCCATGCTGAAGAACCCATAGAGGATGTTATCCCGCAAGAGTCTGTGGAAAAAGTAAAAGCGATGAATGGCCAGGCGCCGGCGCAAGGCTCGGAAGATTGGTGTCATTGGATGATGGTTAAGGATGCCGATAGCTGGACACTGGAAGAGCAAAGTCTATTTGCCCGGCACTGTATTTGA
- the hemB gene encoding porphobilinogen synthase, with protein sequence MSLVTPDFRFRRLRRTPVLRALVRETQLSMNDFILPIFVEEGIAEPVPIKSMPDVFRYPESELAAVVQRAWRKGVRAIILFGVSSHKDETGSDTWHSDGLMARMIRIAKQAQPEMLVISDNCFCEYTSHGHCGVIHEQDVLNDETLANLQKQVVLAAAAGVDMIAPSGMMDGMIAAIRQALDEAGFNHIPVMSYSTKFASAFYGPFRDAVDSNFKGSRSSYQMDPANSREALAESLQDEAEGADILMVKPGLAYLDVLANIRAHSIRPLAVYQVSGEYAMIKAGAQAGVIDEKAIVLETMTAFKRAGADLIITYYAEKMADWL encoded by the coding sequence ATGTCACTGGTTACACCTGATTTTCGCTTTCGCCGTTTGCGCCGCACCCCGGTATTGCGCGCCCTGGTGCGCGAAACCCAATTGTCGATGAATGACTTTATCCTGCCCATCTTTGTGGAAGAGGGTATAGCCGAACCTGTTCCAATCAAGTCCATGCCAGATGTGTTCCGCTATCCGGAAAGTGAATTGGCAGCAGTTGTCCAGCGCGCCTGGCGAAAAGGGGTGCGCGCTATTATTTTGTTCGGTGTATCAAGCCATAAAGATGAGACAGGGTCAGATACCTGGCATAGCGATGGGTTGATGGCGCGCATGATCCGTATTGCCAAGCAGGCGCAGCCGGAAATGTTGGTGATCAGCGACAACTGTTTCTGTGAATACACCAGCCATGGGCATTGCGGTGTTATCCACGAACAGGATGTGCTCAATGATGAAACATTAGCCAATCTGCAAAAACAGGTTGTGCTTGCAGCTGCGGCCGGTGTGGATATGATTGCCCCGTCCGGCATGATGGATGGCATGATTGCTGCGATTCGCCAGGCACTGGATGAAGCCGGGTTTAACCATATTCCGGTGATGTCCTATTCCACCAAATTTGCCTCCGCATTTTATGGGCCGTTCCGCGATGCGGTTGACAGCAATTTCAAAGGTTCGCGCAGCAGTTATCAAATGGACCCTGCTAACAGCCGCGAGGCATTAGCTGAATCATTGCAGGATGAGGCTGAAGGTGCGGATATTTTGATGGTGAAACCCGGACTGGCCTATCTGGATGTGTTAGCCAATATCCGTGCACATTCCATTCGTCCGCTGGCGGTTTACCAGGTGAGTGGCGAATACGCCATGATCAAGGCTGGCGCCCAGGCAGGTGTGATTGATGAAAAAGCGATTGTGCTGGAAACCATGACAGCATTTAAACGGGCAGGTGCAGATTTAATTATTACCTATTACGCCGAAAAAATGGCCGATTGGTTGTAA
- a CDS encoding transglycosylase SLT domain-containing protein gives MNNQLKKWMLLAILVCTGLLGGCSTLPPSNPNNLCDIFDDKPSWYKYARNAEKNWGSSIPVMMSIMYQESQFKHNAKPARRKILWVIPGPRPSNAFGYAQAKTDTWNEYQDAIGSRWARRDSFKDAIDFIGWYNRQSQRRSRIGLNDGYSLYLAYHEGHGGFNRATYQKKSWLINTARNVDSRAKQYATQLQGCEARFKRSWWWPF, from the coding sequence ATGAATAACCAACTAAAAAAGTGGATGTTGCTGGCTATCCTGGTGTGTACAGGGTTGTTAGGTGGCTGTTCAACCCTGCCACCATCCAATCCCAATAACCTATGCGATATCTTTGATGATAAACCCTCCTGGTACAAATACGCCCGTAATGCAGAAAAAAACTGGGGCTCTTCCATCCCGGTTATGATGTCCATCATGTATCAGGAGTCACAATTCAAACATAATGCTAAGCCTGCCAGGCGCAAGATTTTGTGGGTTATCCCCGGGCCTCGCCCGAGCAATGCCTTTGGTTATGCGCAAGCAAAAACGGATACCTGGAACGAATACCAGGATGCCATTGGCAGTCGCTGGGCAAGGCGGGACAGTTTTAAGGATGCGATCGATTTTATCGGATGGTATAACAGGCAGAGCCAGCGTCGCAGCCGCATAGGCTTGAATGATGGATACAGTCTGTACCTGGCTTACCACGAAGGACATGGTGGATTTAATCGCGCTACTTATCAGAAAAAGTCCTGGTTAATCAATACAGCGCGCAATGTGGACTCCCGGGCCAAGCAATATGCTACGCAGCTGCAAGGTTGTGAAGCGCGCTTTAAACGTAGTTGGTGGTGGCCATTTTAA
- the ligA gene encoding NAD-dependent DNA ligase LigA has translation MSNLSLFDDVSAEIAQLREQIRYHNYRYYALDEPQIPDAEYDRLMQRLRELEAQYPASVTPDSPTQRVGAAPLSAFQTVEHQIPMLSLDNAFEEADVIAFNQRILDRLKSTENIEYACELKLDGLAVSLLYRDGVLVRGATRGDGSKGEDITQNLRTIASVPLKLLGEGYPAVLEVRGEVYMPKAGFNALNEKARSTGEKLFVNPRNAAAGALRQLDSRITASRPLEMCAYSVGLVEGGELPGTHTGILAALKSWGFLTNKETATASTIADCIAFYQSIQARRDSLAYDIDGIVFKVNARELQESLGFISRAPRWAIAYKFPAQEEMTVLQDVEFQVGRTGAVTPVARLQPVFVGGVTVSNATLHNRDEIQRLGIMIGDTVIVRRAGDVIPQIVQVVESRRPTDARPVLFPDHCPVCGSPVETLEDEAIARCSGGLVCAAQRKEAIKHFASRKALDVEGLGDKLVEQLVDTGLVSKLADIYQLTGEQLAAMERMGEKSADNLLQALEASKHTTLAKFIYALGIREIGEATARNLANHFGSLEKLAEADEETLVQVNDVGPVGAHFVAEFFAQESNRQAVADLRAAGIHWQDLDVSTIEDLPLKGLTYVLTGTLEVMSRDDAKAHLLALGAKVAGSVSAKTDYVVAGPGAGSKLQKARELNLNVMDEEALLDLLRKHGRLE, from the coding sequence ATGTCCAACCTTTCCCTGTTTGATGATGTTTCCGCTGAAATTGCGCAATTGCGCGAGCAGATTCGTTATCACAATTATCGCTACTACGCGCTGGATGAGCCGCAAATCCCCGATGCGGAATACGATCGCTTAATGCAGCGTTTGCGCGAACTGGAAGCGCAATATCCCGCCTCAGTTACCCCTGACTCCCCCACCCAGCGTGTTGGTGCAGCGCCATTAAGTGCATTTCAGACCGTTGAGCACCAAATCCCCATGTTATCCCTGGACAACGCATTTGAGGAGGCCGATGTCATCGCGTTTAACCAGCGGATTCTGGATCGCCTTAAATCCACTGAAAACATCGAATATGCCTGCGAGCTAAAGTTGGATGGCCTGGCGGTTAGCCTGTTGTACCGCGACGGAGTTTTAGTGCGTGGGGCGACCCGTGGCGATGGCAGTAAAGGCGAGGATATTACCCAGAACCTGCGCACCATTGCATCGGTGCCCTTAAAGTTATTGGGGGAGGGATACCCGGCCGTGCTGGAAGTGCGCGGCGAAGTCTATATGCCCAAGGCTGGTTTTAATGCGCTCAATGAAAAAGCCAGGAGTACCGGTGAAAAATTATTTGTGAATCCACGCAATGCCGCTGCAGGTGCACTTCGGCAATTGGATTCACGCATTACTGCCAGTCGACCGCTGGAAATGTGTGCTTATAGTGTTGGCTTGGTCGAGGGCGGTGAATTGCCAGGTACACACACGGGTATTTTGGCAGCACTGAAATCCTGGGGGTTTTTAACCAACAAGGAAACTGCTACGGCAAGCACGATTGCAGATTGCATTGCATTTTATCAATCCATCCAGGCCCGGCGCGACAGCCTTGCTTATGATATTGACGGCATCGTCTTTAAAGTTAACGCGCGTGAGTTACAGGAGAGCCTGGGATTTATTTCCCGCGCCCCGCGTTGGGCAATTGCCTATAAATTCCCCGCCCAGGAGGAAATGACCGTCCTCCAGGATGTGGAGTTTCAGGTAGGACGTACCGGTGCAGTGACACCGGTAGCGCGTTTACAGCCCGTGTTTGTCGGTGGTGTTACTGTCTCCAATGCCACCTTGCATAATCGTGATGAAATCCAGCGCCTGGGGATCATGATCGGCGATACCGTTATTGTCAGGCGTGCCGGGGATGTAATTCCACAGATTGTGCAGGTGGTTGAATCACGTCGCCCCACAGACGCCCGTCCGGTTTTATTTCCCGACCATTGTCCGGTGTGTGGCTCGCCGGTAGAAACCCTTGAAGATGAAGCTATTGCACGCTGTTCCGGTGGGCTGGTGTGCGCCGCCCAGCGCAAAGAGGCCATCAAGCATTTTGCTTCACGCAAAGCACTGGATGTGGAGGGGCTGGGGGACAAGCTGGTTGAGCAGTTAGTGGATACTGGACTGGTTTCAAAGCTCGCTGATATTTATCAGCTGACTGGTGAGCAATTGGCTGCAATGGAACGCATGGGGGAAAAGTCAGCGGATAACCTGTTACAAGCGCTGGAAGCATCCAAGCATACCACCCTGGCAAAATTCATTTATGCCTTGGGCATCCGCGAGATTGGTGAAGCGACAGCACGCAACCTGGCTAATCATTTCGGCAGTCTGGAAAAGTTGGCAGAAGCTGATGAGGAAACCCTGGTCCAGGTTAACGATGTAGGTCCAGTGGGGGCTCATTTTGTTGCTGAGTTTTTTGCGCAGGAGTCCAATCGCCAGGCTGTGGCCGATTTACGCGCGGCGGGTATCCACTGGCAAGACCTGGATGTTTCTACCATCGAGGATTTACCGCTCAAGGGTTTAACCTATGTGTTGACCGGAACCTTGGAGGTTATGTCGCGTGATGACGCCAAGGCGCATCTATTGGCCCTGGGGGCAAAGGTCGCCGGCAGCGTTTCTGCCAAGACCGATTATGTAGTTGCCGGGCCAGGTGCGGGATCAAAATTGCAAAAAGCCCGGGAGTTAAATCTGAATGTTATGGATGAAGAGGCCTTACTCGATCTTTTGCGCAAACATGGGCGATTGGAATGA
- the zipA gene encoding cell division protein ZipA, translated as MKEWLTLIIVLLIIVIVFDGWRRMRNARYGKIRMSPSMKKRTKSKPEVYEEDEPREEPSYTSELPNGGARVVGHRDPLASAPSIEKKAAAKSYLEKQQRQPLAPVEPRRPLREPEQARLNLGESVPLLMEEIPDAAYGRDEKHERIEPTISASAPAAREDDYPADDYDDPHGTYEDEHYEDEPYEGEDYDEDDHAYEDELEYDRQQGRDVEDHNRDDDDYEYDEDDIEEEDPHTTQGAANKSQLHNEPEEVLIINIMAHKGEMLPGGRLLDAVLKCGMRYGDMDIFHRHSDGKGEGALLFSMANMVKPGTFDLDAMEDFETPGVSLFMTLPLDADSMQSFELMVETAKSIADALDGELKDEQRSVMTRQTIEHCRQRILDFERRRLFRRPR; from the coding sequence ATGAAAGAGTGGCTAACCCTCATCATCGTTTTGTTGATTATCGTCATTGTTTTTGATGGCTGGCGACGTATGCGCAATGCGCGCTACGGTAAAATTCGCATGTCGCCGTCCATGAAAAAACGCACTAAATCCAAACCGGAAGTGTACGAAGAAGATGAGCCTCGGGAAGAGCCATCCTATACCAGTGAGCTACCTAATGGTGGCGCGCGTGTTGTTGGTCACAGGGATCCATTGGCATCTGCGCCCAGTATCGAGAAAAAAGCAGCGGCTAAATCCTATCTGGAAAAACAACAGCGCCAACCACTGGCACCTGTTGAGCCGCGTCGTCCTTTACGCGAGCCGGAACAGGCCAGACTTAATCTGGGTGAGTCTGTCCCATTGCTCATGGAAGAAATCCCGGACGCAGCATATGGGCGAGATGAAAAACACGAGCGGATTGAGCCTACCATCTCTGCGTCGGCGCCTGCTGCCCGTGAAGATGATTACCCTGCAGATGACTATGATGACCCGCATGGTACCTATGAGGATGAGCATTACGAAGATGAACCTTATGAAGGCGAGGACTATGACGAAGACGATCACGCCTATGAGGATGAGTTGGAATACGATCGCCAGCAAGGTCGCGATGTAGAAGACCACAACCGCGATGATGACGATTATGAATATGACGAAGATGATATTGAGGAAGAGGACCCTCATACCACCCAGGGGGCAGCCAATAAATCCCAATTACACAATGAGCCGGAAGAAGTCCTGATTATTAATATCATGGCTCACAAGGGTGAGATGTTACCTGGCGGTCGCCTGCTGGACGCCGTGCTGAAATGTGGTATGCGCTATGGTGATATGGATATTTTTCATCGCCATTCCGACGGTAAAGGCGAAGGCGCCTTGCTGTTTAGCATGGCAAATATGGTCAAGCCCGGCACCTTTGATCTGGATGCGATGGAAGACTTTGAAACACCGGGAGTCAGTTTATTTATGACCTTGCCCCTGGATGCCGATTCCATGCAATCTTTTGAACTGATGGTTGAGACGGCAAAATCCATTGCAGACGCACTGGATGGTGAATTAAAAGATGAGCAGCGCAGTGTGATGACTCGCCAAACGATTGAACATTGTCGCCAGCGTATCCTCGATTTTGAGCGCCGCCGCCTGTTTCGTCGCCCCCGTTAA